One stretch of Streptomyces sp. NBC_00443 DNA includes these proteins:
- a CDS encoding FAD-dependent oxidoreductase gives MNMSAASGGSETRERLVVIGGDAAGVSAASQARRLKSAEELEIVAFERGHFTSFSACGIPYWVGGDVPERDQLIARTAEEHRARDIDLRMRTEVTEIDVAGGRVRARDVDSGAEYWTSYDELVIATGARPIRPDMPGADAPGVHGVQTLDDGQALIDTLERTRGRRAVVVGAGYIGVEMAEALINRGYEVTVVNRGSEPMSTLDADMGRLVHEAMEGLGITMVNDTEVTKILTGEDGRVRAVATQDAEYPADVVVLGIGVRPETGLVRAAGLPLGDHGGLLTDLAMRVRGHENIWAGGDCVEVLDLVSGQERHIALGTHANKHGQVIGTNAAGGYATFPGVVGTAVSKVCDLEIARTGLREKDARRAGLQYVTATIESTSRAGYYPDSSLMTVKMLAERRTGRLLGVQIVGREGAGKRVDIAAVALTAGMTVEQMVSLDLGYAPPFSPVWDPVLVAARKASKAVNAATS, from the coding sequence ATGAACATGAGCGCTGCGAGTGGTGGGTCGGAAACGCGAGAACGACTGGTCGTCATCGGAGGCGACGCCGCGGGGGTGTCCGCGGCGTCGCAGGCGCGGCGGCTGAAGAGCGCCGAGGAGCTGGAGATCGTGGCGTTCGAACGCGGCCACTTCACCTCCTTCTCGGCCTGTGGCATCCCGTACTGGGTGGGCGGCGACGTCCCGGAGCGCGACCAGTTGATCGCCCGTACGGCCGAGGAGCACCGTGCGCGGGACATCGACCTGCGCATGCGGACGGAGGTCACGGAGATCGACGTGGCCGGCGGCCGGGTACGCGCGCGTGACGTCGACTCCGGCGCGGAGTACTGGACGTCGTACGACGAACTCGTGATCGCGACCGGCGCCCGACCGATCCGCCCCGACATGCCGGGGGCCGACGCTCCCGGTGTCCACGGCGTGCAGACCCTCGACGACGGCCAGGCCCTGATCGACACGCTGGAACGCACGCGCGGCCGGCGCGCGGTGGTCGTCGGCGCCGGTTACATCGGCGTCGAGATGGCCGAGGCGCTCATCAACCGCGGCTACGAGGTCACGGTCGTCAACCGGGGCAGCGAGCCCATGTCCACCCTCGATGCGGACATGGGCCGTCTGGTGCACGAGGCCATGGAGGGCCTGGGCATCACCATGGTCAACGACACCGAGGTCACCAAGATCCTCACTGGCGAGGACGGCCGGGTCCGGGCGGTGGCCACACAGGACGCCGAATACCCGGCGGACGTCGTCGTCCTAGGCATCGGCGTCCGCCCCGAGACGGGGCTCGTGCGAGCCGCCGGCCTCCCCCTCGGCGACCACGGCGGCCTCCTGACCGACCTCGCCATGCGCGTACGCGGCCACGAGAACATCTGGGCGGGCGGCGACTGCGTGGAGGTCCTCGACCTGGTCTCCGGCCAGGAACGCCACATCGCCCTCGGCACCCACGCCAACAAGCACGGCCAGGTCATCGGCACGAACGCCGCCGGCGGCTACGCCACCTTCCCCGGAGTGGTCGGCACGGCCGTCAGCAAGGTCTGCGACCTGGAGATCGCCCGCACGGGCCTGCGCGAGAAGGACGCGCGCAGGGCGGGCCTGCAGTACGTCACGGCCACGATCGAATCGACGAGCCGCGCGGGCTACTACCCGGACTCCTCACTGATGACGGTCAAGATGCTCGCCGAACGCCGCACGGGCCGCCTCCTGGGCGTCCAGATCGTCGGCCGCGAGGGCGCGGGCAAACGGGTCGACATCGCGGCGGTCGCCCTGACGGCCGGCATGACGGTGGAACAGATGGTGTCCCTGGACCTGGGATACGCGCCCCCTTTCTCGCCGGTGTGGGACCCGGTCCTGGTGGCAGCCCGCAAGGCATCGAAAGCAGTGAATGCCGCAACTTCATAG
- a CDS encoding rhomboid family intramembrane serine protease, which produces MVIPVHDVNPVRRTPWVTYALIAANVLVFLSTPGTAGAVAGESSLSQLCHLHAFLDQYAAVPRELIHGQLPGVVPTGEVAVGPRGPGCVIGPPGYDKSPALSVFTAMFLHGGWLHLLGNMLFLLIFGNNIEDRMGHVRYLLFYVVCGYAASYGFALLNDDSAEPLIGASGAIAGVLGAYLVLYPKARVWVLVPFLIFLPLRLPAWLVLGFWFALQAVYSNGEGVSDAGTVAYAAHIVGFLAGMALAWPLKPGTPPPPEPRGLLFGRRARPHTW; this is translated from the coding sequence GTGGTCATCCCCGTCCATGACGTGAACCCGGTGCGCCGCACCCCCTGGGTGACATACGCACTGATCGCCGCGAACGTCCTCGTCTTCCTGTCCACGCCCGGCACAGCCGGCGCCGTGGCCGGCGAGAGCAGCCTGTCCCAGCTGTGCCATCTGCACGCTTTCCTGGACCAGTACGCCGCGGTCCCGAGGGAGTTGATCCACGGTCAGCTGCCGGGAGTGGTGCCGACCGGCGAGGTCGCCGTCGGCCCGCGGGGCCCGGGCTGTGTGATCGGCCCGCCCGGCTACGACAAGTCCCCGGCACTGTCGGTCTTCACGGCGATGTTCCTGCACGGCGGCTGGCTGCACCTGCTGGGCAACATGCTGTTCCTGCTGATCTTCGGCAACAACATCGAGGACCGCATGGGCCACGTGCGGTACTTGCTCTTCTACGTCGTCTGCGGATACGCGGCGTCGTACGGCTTCGCCCTCCTCAACGACGACTCCGCCGAACCGCTGATCGGCGCCTCCGGGGCCATCGCGGGCGTGCTGGGCGCCTACCTGGTGCTGTATCCGAAAGCCAGAGTGTGGGTCCTCGTGCCGTTCCTGATCTTCCTGCCGCTACGGCTGCCCGCCTGGCTGGTGCTCGGGTTCTGGTTCGCGCTGCAGGCGGTGTACTCCAACGGCGAGGGTGTCTCCGACGCGGGAACCGTGGCCTATGCGGCGCACATCGTCGGATTCCTGGCCGGCATGGCGCTCGCCTGGCCGCTCAAGCCGGGAACACCACCGCCACCGGAGCCGCGCGGCCTGCTGTTCGGCAGGAGAGCGCGGCCCCACACGTGGTGA